A region of Lichenibacterium dinghuense DNA encodes the following proteins:
- a CDS encoding IS5 family transposase — protein MWTPATREQHSRSELRYSTDLTDAEWAVIEPLLPPGNPLGRPRLWSLREIVNGIFYVLRGGVPWRLLPKDLPPKSTVYGYFSAWRDEGLFAGINHHLVMLDRERAGREASPTAAVLDSQSVKTTESGGPRGYDAGKKVKGRKRRALVDTDGRALVLDPQPADVQDRDGAVPVLKQSRRSYPFIAKAFADAGYAGDKPDSATLIAVEIVRKPPGQVGFVVHPRRWVVERFFAWISRNRRLWKDPEATIASAKAFLYAASVMMLLRRIGCAA, from the coding sequence ATGTGGACCCCGGCCACCCGCGAGCAGCATAGCCGCTCCGAACTCCGCTACTCAACCGATCTGACCGACGCCGAATGGGCCGTCATCGAACCGCTGTTGCCGCCCGGCAACCCGCTCGGACGGCCCCGGCTGTGGTCGTTGCGGGAGATTGTGAACGGCATTTTCTATGTGCTGCGGGGCGGCGTTCCCTGGCGCCTGTTGCCGAAGGACCTGCCCCCGAAGAGCACGGTGTACGGCTACTTCAGCGCGTGGCGCGATGAGGGCCTGTTCGCCGGCATCAACCACCATCTCGTCATGCTGGATCGCGAGCGGGCCGGGCGAGAGGCTTCGCCCACCGCGGCCGTGCTCGACAGCCAGAGCGTGAAGACCACGGAGAGCGGCGGTCCGCGGGGCTACGACGCGGGCAAGAAGGTGAAGGGTCGCAAGCGCCGGGCCCTGGTCGACACGGACGGCCGCGCCCTGGTGCTCGACCCGCAGCCGGCCGACGTGCAGGACCGCGACGGGGCCGTGCCGGTGCTCAAGCAGTCACGCCGTTCATATCCTTTCATCGCCAAGGCCTTCGCCGACGCGGGCTACGCCGGCGACAAGCCGGACAGCGCCACGCTCATCGCCGTCGAGATCGTCCGCAAACCACCCGGGCAGGTCGGCTTCGTGGTTCACCCCCGGCGATGGGTGGTTGAGCGCTTCTTCGCCTGGATCAGCCGCAATCGACGCCTCTGGAAGGATCCGGAGGCCACAATCGCATCCGCAAAGGCCTTCCTCTACGCTGCGTCCGTCATGATGCTGCTACGTCGCATAGGTTGCGCAGCCTGA
- a CDS encoding S10 family peptidase has translation MTPALSRLTLCLLAALAVPPARAQQAPDDRAARRPRAERDAAPPDRPRPVPPDAVSHQTIELPGRSLHFTATAGFTRIVADDGAPEADIGMTAYTLDGADPATRPVTFVLNGGPGNASAWLQMGDLGPWRIAMTPGASSPAVPQPNADTWLDFTDLVFVDPAGTGYSALVPPGGDDVKKRLWSVGGDIDALSQAIRRWLDRSGRITATKYLLGESYGGFRAPLLARRLADHDGVGLRGLVMLSPVLDFGNHSAALDVLGFATRLPSMAAVVRSEKGEPFARADLADVEGYATGAFLADVLRGVADPAAVDRVVDRVGAITGLDPALVRRHRGLIGGFIFEREHDRAAGRIDSAYDATVSLPDAFPENPDRGQPDPMLGALGAPVTEAVLWVYDRLHWHPEGQTYRLFAPEAARSWDFGRGRGEPESLDALRLALAGDPALHVLVAHGLFDLVTPFEGTQVLLNQIPPTAGGDRVKLVTYPGGHMFYSRDASRAAFRAEAEKLIGGAGQP, from the coding sequence GTGACACCCGCCCTCAGCCGCTTGACGCTCTGTCTCCTCGCCGCCCTGGCGGTCCCGCCCGCCCGGGCCCAGCAGGCGCCCGACGACCGCGCCGCGCGCCGGCCCCGCGCCGAGCGCGACGCCGCCCCGCCCGACCGGCCGCGCCCGGTGCCGCCCGACGCCGTCAGCCACCAGACGATCGAGCTGCCGGGCCGCAGCCTGCACTTCACCGCCACGGCCGGCTTCACCCGCATCGTCGCGGACGACGGCGCGCCCGAGGCCGACATCGGCATGACGGCCTACACGCTCGACGGCGCCGATCCGGCCACGCGCCCCGTCACCTTCGTGCTCAACGGCGGCCCCGGCAACGCTTCCGCCTGGCTGCAGATGGGCGATCTCGGCCCCTGGCGCATCGCCATGACGCCGGGCGCCTCCTCGCCCGCGGTGCCGCAGCCCAACGCCGACACCTGGCTCGACTTCACCGACCTCGTCTTCGTCGATCCCGCCGGCACGGGCTACAGCGCGCTCGTGCCGCCCGGGGGCGACGACGTGAAGAAGCGCCTGTGGTCGGTGGGCGGCGACATCGACGCCCTGTCCCAGGCGATCCGCCGCTGGCTCGACCGCTCGGGGCGCATCACCGCGACGAAATACCTGCTCGGCGAAAGCTACGGCGGCTTCCGCGCGCCCCTGCTGGCCCGGCGGCTGGCGGACCACGACGGGGTCGGGCTGCGCGGCCTCGTCATGCTGTCGCCCGTGCTCGACTTCGGCAACCATTCGGCGGCGCTCGACGTCCTCGGCTTCGCGACGCGGCTGCCCTCGATGGCGGCGGTGGTGCGCTCGGAGAAGGGCGAGCCCTTCGCGCGCGCCGACCTCGCCGACGTCGAAGGCTACGCCACGGGCGCCTTCCTGGCGGACGTGCTCCGCGGCGTCGCCGATCCGGCCGCCGTGGACCGCGTGGTGGACCGCGTCGGCGCCATCACCGGGCTCGACCCCGCGCTGGTGCGCCGCCACCGCGGGCTCATCGGCGGGTTCATCTTCGAGCGCGAGCACGACCGCGCCGCGGGGCGGATCGACAGCGCCTACGACGCCACGGTGTCGCTGCCGGACGCCTTCCCGGAGAACCCGGACCGCGGGCAGCCCGACCCCATGCTGGGCGCCCTCGGGGCGCCCGTCACCGAGGCGGTGCTGTGGGTCTACGACCGGCTGCACTGGCACCCCGAGGGGCAGACCTACCGGCTGTTCGCGCCCGAGGCGGCCCGGAGCTGGGACTTCGGCCGCGGCCGCGGCGAGCCCGAGTCGCTCGACGCGCTGCGCCTCGCGCTGGCGGGCGACCCGGCCCTGCACGTCCTGGTCGCCCACGGCCTGTTCGACCTCGTCACCCCCTTCGAGGGCACGCAGGTGCTGCTGAACCAGATCCCGCCGACCGCCGGCGGCGACCGGGTGAAGCTCGTCACCTACCCGGGCGGCCACATGTTCTACAGCCGCGACGCGTCGCGGGCCGCGTTCCGCGCCGAGGCCGAGAAGCTGATCGGCGGGGCGGGGCAGCCCTGA
- the gndA gene encoding NADP-dependent phosphogluconate dehydrogenase, which produces MTDLCDIGVIGLAVMGANLARNAAHKGFGVALYNRTGSRTDAVMAEHGSEGRFVPSHGLEDFVASLAKPRAIVIMVKAGKPVDAVIEELLPLLDGGDIVIDGGNSLFSDSNRREAALKQKGLRFVGMGVSGGEEGALLGPSMMPGGERDAYERIAPMVTRMAAQVDGEPCATYIGPAGAGHYVKMVHNGIEYADMQLITEAYDLFKTVYGMDAPLIATIFEGWKTSPLDSYLIDITTEVLKKTDAKTGKPLVDVIVDEAEQKGTGRWTAANALDLGVPLTGITEAVFARALSGRRALRGEAEKLLPFEAPAGRTASQADIDAVRDALYASKIVAYAQGFEQMTAASKDYGWGLKLGEVATIWRGGCIIRAAFLNRIRDAYAAKQEIPNLVLEDYFRDAVLKAEPAWRKVVGLAVEHGVAIPAFSSSLSYYDGLRRARGPANLLQGLRDFFGAHTYRRLDEEGHFHTRWSQDGAEQRTDRPSEGGTPRS; this is translated from the coding sequence GTGACAGACCTCTGCGACATCGGCGTCATCGGCCTCGCCGTGATGGGCGCCAACCTGGCCCGCAACGCCGCCCACAAGGGGTTCGGGGTGGCGCTCTACAACCGCACGGGCTCGCGCACCGACGCCGTGATGGCCGAGCACGGCTCCGAGGGGCGCTTCGTGCCGTCCCACGGCCTCGAGGACTTCGTCGCCTCGCTGGCCAAGCCCCGAGCGATCGTCATCATGGTCAAGGCCGGCAAGCCGGTGGACGCCGTGATCGAGGAGCTGCTGCCGCTGCTGGACGGGGGCGACATCGTCATCGACGGCGGCAACTCGCTGTTCTCCGACTCCAACCGGCGCGAGGCCGCCCTGAAGCAGAAGGGCCTCCGCTTCGTCGGGATGGGGGTTTCGGGCGGCGAGGAGGGCGCGCTGCTCGGCCCGTCCATGATGCCGGGCGGCGAGCGCGACGCCTACGAGCGCATCGCCCCCATGGTCACGAGGATGGCCGCCCAGGTCGACGGCGAGCCCTGCGCCACCTACATCGGCCCGGCCGGCGCCGGCCACTACGTCAAGATGGTGCACAACGGCATCGAATATGCCGACATGCAGCTCATCACCGAGGCCTACGACCTGTTCAAGACGGTCTACGGCATGGACGCCCCGCTGATCGCGACGATCTTCGAGGGCTGGAAGACGAGCCCGCTCGACAGCTACCTCATCGACATCACCACCGAGGTGCTGAAGAAGACCGACGCCAAGACCGGAAAGCCGCTCGTCGACGTCATCGTGGACGAGGCCGAGCAGAAGGGCACCGGCCGCTGGACCGCCGCCAACGCGCTCGACCTCGGCGTGCCGCTGACCGGCATCACGGAAGCGGTCTTCGCCCGCGCCCTGTCGGGCCGGCGGGCGCTGCGCGGCGAGGCCGAGAAGCTCCTGCCCTTCGAGGCCCCGGCGGGCAGGACGGCGTCGCAGGCCGACATCGACGCGGTGCGCGACGCCCTCTACGCGTCCAAGATCGTCGCCTACGCGCAGGGCTTCGAGCAGATGACGGCGGCCTCGAAGGACTATGGATGGGGCCTGAAGCTCGGCGAGGTCGCCACCATCTGGCGCGGCGGCTGCATCATCCGCGCGGCCTTCCTGAACCGCATTCGCGACGCCTATGCGGCGAAGCAGGAGATCCCCAACCTCGTGCTGGAGGACTATTTCCGCGACGCGGTGCTGAAGGCCGAGCCGGCCTGGCGCAAGGTCGTGGGGCTGGCGGTGGAGCACGGGGTGGCGATACCCGCCTTTTCGTCCTCGCTCTCCTACTACGACGGGCTGCGCCGCGCGCGCGGCCCCGCCAACCTCTTGCAGGGCCTGCGCGACTTCTTCGGCGCCCACACCTACCGGCGGCTCGACGAGGAGGGCCACTTCCACACCCGCTGGAGCCAGGACGGCGCCGAGCAGCGCACCGACCGGCCGAGCGAGGGCGGCACGCCGCGGAGCTGA
- a CDS encoding ABC transporter ATP-binding protein, with amino-acid sequence MTRSPRRADAFRSVIPFVLRGWGRRRRLAAAVASAITASTLADVTLPFFAGRLIDALTLPDRAAALGAALPAFAAMTVLSFGGLALRHLAWSRVVPLTLRTMADMAQDGFARVQRLSTEWHVNSFAGSTVRKISRGMWALDELNDLLLLSFLPALVVLIGTTAVLGARWPVLGAVVGLGAVAYLGAVVALSTLYIAPASALSNAQDTRISGLLSDAITNNAVVKAFGAEAREEARLDRTLDKWQRRTTRAWHRAVWGGTIQSAVLLGLRAAVVGLALRLWWEGRAAPGDVATVLTAYFVIHGYLRDMGNQINRLQRRVNELEDLVALEAEPPGVADRAGARPLAVTAGALRFEGVTFHYAGHAEPLYRDLSVAIPGGQRVALVGRSGSGKTTFVKLVQRLYDVTGGRITVDGQDLALVTQGSLRERVAIVPQEPVLFHRSLAENIGYGRPGASAAEIERAARLANAHGFIEKLPRGYATPVGERGVKMSGGERQRVALARAFLADAPILILDEATSSLDSESEALVQDAMERLMRGRTAIVIAHRLSTVRALDRILVFDRGRIVEDGTHEGLVRRPGGAYRALFERQAALAEIA; translated from the coding sequence ATGACCCGCTCACCCCGACGCGCGGACGCGTTCCGCAGCGTGATCCCCTTCGTGCTCCGCGGCTGGGGCCGGCGCCGCCGGCTCGCCGCCGCCGTGGCCTCGGCCATCACGGCCTCGACGCTGGCCGACGTGACGCTGCCCTTCTTCGCGGGGCGCCTCATCGACGCCCTGACGCTGCCCGACCGCGCCGCGGCGCTCGGCGCGGCCCTGCCGGCCTTCGCGGCCATGACGGTCCTGAGCTTCGGCGGGCTGGCGCTGCGCCACCTCGCCTGGAGCCGCGTCGTGCCCCTCACGCTGCGCACCATGGCCGACATGGCGCAAGACGGCTTCGCGCGCGTGCAGCGCTTGTCGACGGAATGGCACGTCAACAGCTTCGCGGGCTCCACCGTGCGGAAGATCTCCCGCGGCATGTGGGCGCTCGACGAGCTGAACGACCTGCTGCTCCTGTCTTTCCTGCCCGCGCTCGTCGTGCTCATCGGCACCACGGCGGTGCTGGGCGCGCGCTGGCCCGTCCTGGGCGCGGTGGTGGGCCTCGGCGCAGTCGCCTACCTCGGCGCCGTGGTGGCCCTGTCGACGCTCTACATCGCGCCGGCGTCCGCCCTGTCCAACGCGCAGGACACGCGCATCAGCGGGCTGCTCAGCGACGCGATCACCAACAACGCCGTGGTCAAGGCCTTCGGGGCGGAAGCGCGCGAGGAGGCGCGGCTGGACCGCACGCTCGACAAGTGGCAGCGGCGGACGACGCGCGCCTGGCATCGCGCCGTGTGGGGCGGCACGATCCAGTCGGCGGTGCTGCTCGGGCTACGCGCCGCCGTGGTGGGCCTGGCGCTGCGCCTCTGGTGGGAGGGGCGCGCCGCGCCGGGCGACGTCGCCACCGTGCTCACGGCCTACTTCGTGATCCACGGCTACCTGCGCGACATGGGCAACCAGATCAACCGGCTGCAGCGGCGCGTCAACGAGCTGGAGGATCTCGTGGCGCTGGAGGCGGAGCCGCCCGGCGTGGCGGACCGGGCGGGCGCGCGCCCGCTGGCCGTGACGGCGGGCGCGCTGCGCTTCGAGGGCGTGACGTTCCACTACGCCGGCCACGCCGAGCCGCTCTACCGCGACCTGTCGGTGGCGATCCCCGGCGGGCAGCGGGTGGCGCTCGTCGGGCGCTCCGGCTCCGGCAAGACCACCTTCGTCAAGCTGGTGCAGCGCCTCTACGACGTGACGGGCGGGCGCATCACAGTGGACGGGCAGGACCTCGCCCTCGTCACGCAGGGCTCGCTGCGGGAGCGGGTCGCGATCGTGCCGCAGGAGCCGGTGCTGTTCCACCGCTCGCTCGCCGAGAACATCGGCTACGGGCGCCCCGGCGCGAGCGCGGCGGAGATCGAGCGCGCGGCGCGGCTCGCCAACGCGCACGGCTTCATCGAGAAGCTGCCGCGGGGCTACGCCACGCCGGTCGGCGAGCGCGGCGTGAAGATGTCGGGCGGCGAGCGGCAGCGGGTGGCGCTGGCCCGCGCCTTCCTGGCCGACGCGCCGATCCTGATCCTCGACGAGGCCACGTCGAGCCTCGACTCGGAATCGGAGGCGCTGGTGCAGGACGCGATGGAGCGGCTGATGCGGGGGCGTACCGCGATCGTGATCGCGCACCGCCTGTCCACCGTGCGGGCGCTCGACCGCATCCTGGTCTTCGACCGGGGCCGCATCGTCGAGGACGGCACCCACGAAGGCTTGGTGCGGCGGCCGGGCGGCGCCTACCGGGCGCTGTTCGAGCGGCAGGCGGCGCTGGCCGAGATCGCGTGA
- a CDS encoding IS630 family transposase, which translates to MIKRHFLSKDDRARLTGIARDGLEEHRVARRANAILLLDKGWSCEQVSEALLLDDDTIRSWFKVYREGGVPALARFDLAGGHRALTVEQLTALKAWATEALPASTRAIGHHIRTTYGMSYTRSGLIKLMAALDFVWRKPDLVPSHLDLAAQEAFIEQHERLRNGLGADEAIVYGDAVHPTHQTRPAGVWMPRGADVAVPAASGRDRMNIHGVIDLETGATRMKEVLSVDAQSTIELLTSIENAYTTMRRIHVYLDNARYHHARAVQDWMRQPGRRIVLHFIPSYCPHLNPIERLWGVMHQNITHNRYYATFKDFAEAILTFLKETVPKHFSRFSSRITDNFRIRDPKDSRVVAS; encoded by the coding sequence ATGATCAAGCGCCATTTCCTGAGCAAGGACGATCGTGCGCGGCTGACGGGCATCGCGCGGGATGGGCTTGAGGAGCATCGGGTCGCCCGGCGCGCCAACGCGATCCTTTTGTTGGACAAGGGCTGGAGTTGCGAGCAGGTTTCGGAGGCTCTCCTCCTGGACGACGACACGATCCGGAGCTGGTTCAAGGTTTATCGCGAGGGCGGCGTACCGGCTCTGGCGCGCTTCGACTTGGCGGGCGGGCACCGCGCCTTGACGGTGGAGCAGCTCACGGCCCTGAAAGCCTGGGCCACGGAGGCGCTTCCGGCGTCGACACGCGCGATCGGTCATCACATCCGGACGACGTATGGCATGTCGTACACGCGATCCGGTTTGATCAAGCTGATGGCGGCGCTGGATTTTGTCTGGCGCAAGCCTGACCTTGTGCCCTCGCATCTCGACCTTGCGGCGCAGGAAGCGTTCATCGAGCAGCATGAGCGGCTCCGCAACGGCCTTGGGGCCGACGAAGCGATCGTCTACGGCGATGCCGTTCACCCGACCCATCAGACGCGACCGGCGGGCGTGTGGATGCCGCGTGGCGCCGACGTCGCGGTTCCTGCGGCGTCGGGCCGTGATCGCATGAACATCCATGGTGTGATCGACCTGGAGACCGGCGCGACGCGGATGAAGGAAGTGCTTTCGGTCGATGCGCAAAGCACGATCGAGCTTCTGACCTCCATCGAGAACGCCTACACGACGATGCGTCGGATCCATGTCTATCTGGACAACGCCCGCTATCATCATGCCCGTGCTGTTCAGGATTGGATGAGGCAACCGGGACGGCGCATCGTGCTTCACTTCATCCCGAGTTACTGCCCTCACCTCAACCCGATCGAGCGGCTCTGGGGCGTGATGCACCAGAACATCACCCACAACCGGTACTATGCCACATTCAAGGACTTCGCGGAGGCGATCCTGACATTCCTCAAGGAAACGGTCCCGAAGCACTTCAGTCGCTTCTCATCCCGAATCACCGATAACTTCCGCATCCGAGACCCAAAGGATTCTCGGGTCGTCGCGTCGTAG
- a CDS encoding DMT family transporter — MNAVLFAATVLIWGTTWIAIAFEVGPVPVLVSVFYRFAAAAAILLVALAATGRLRVPPRRDQPFVLAQALCLFCCNFICFYAAAGRLPSGLISVVFSLSTIFNAVGARVFFGAPITGRTVGAAALGVAGLALLFGRDAAAGLSGDAPTGLGLALLGTLFFSLGNMLSRRNSAAGVTPVTATAWGMLYGALALLGLVALTRTPVVAPPDARYVAALLYLAAVGSVVGFTAYLSLVARIGSTKAAYATVLFPVVALALSTVFEGYRWHWTGFVGLALTLAGNVVVFTGAAPRAPSPAAPALVPRPR, encoded by the coding sequence ATGAATGCCGTGCTCTTCGCCGCGACCGTCCTGATCTGGGGCACCACCTGGATCGCCATCGCGTTCGAGGTCGGCCCCGTGCCGGTGCTGGTGTCGGTGTTCTACCGCTTCGCCGCCGCGGCCGCGATCCTGCTCGTCGCCCTCGCCGCGACGGGCCGGCTGCGGGTGCCGCCGCGGCGCGACCAGCCCTTCGTGCTGGCGCAGGCGCTCTGCCTGTTCTGCTGCAACTTCATCTGCTTCTACGCCGCGGCGGGCCGGCTCCCCTCCGGGCTGATCTCCGTGGTGTTCTCGCTGTCGACGATCTTCAACGCGGTCGGCGCGCGGGTGTTCTTCGGCGCGCCGATCACGGGGCGCACGGTCGGGGCCGCGGCGCTCGGGGTGGCGGGGCTGGCGCTGCTGTTCGGCCGCGACGCCGCGGCGGGCCTGTCCGGCGACGCGCCGACGGGGCTCGGCCTGGCCCTGCTCGGCACGCTGTTCTTCTCGCTCGGCAACATGCTGTCGCGCCGCAACAGCGCGGCCGGCGTGACGCCCGTCACCGCCACGGCCTGGGGCATGCTCTACGGCGCGCTCGCGCTGCTCGGGCTGGTCGCGCTCACCCGCACGCCCGTCGTCGCCCCGCCCGACGCGCGCTACGTCGCGGCGCTGCTCTACCTCGCGGCCGTGGGCTCCGTCGTCGGCTTCACGGCCTACCTGTCGCTGGTGGCCCGCATCGGCTCGACCAAGGCCGCCTACGCGACGGTGCTGTTCCCCGTCGTCGCCCTGGCGCTGTCCACCGTGTTCGAGGGCTACCGCTGGCATTGGACGGGCTTCGTCGGCCTCGCCCTGACGCTCGCGGGCAACGTGGTGGTGTTCACCGGCGCGGCGCCGCGCGCGCCCTCCCCGGCGGCGCCCGCCCTGGTGCCGCGCCCGCGCTGA
- a CDS encoding MFS transporter → MTMVDHRRGAGTGWTQAAANLGFALVQLDVTVVNVALPRLGSDLGAGISGLQWIVDGYALVFSVMLLVGGFLGDRFGARRTYLAGVGLFALASALCGLAPGVVSLVAARALQGVGAAVMLPCSLSLINHATEHDAPLRLRAVGLWTAAGSIGLASGPVLGGLLLAGGSWRWIFLVNLPVCLLAGLFALRAPETPREEEGQGFDPWGQVLAVLALAGLVGAVIEAHPLGFTHPVVIGLLALAAVAGPLFVWVEGRTAAPVLPLSLFRSSTFSTAVAYGTVANVTFYGTVFVLSLYFQRVRGYSGPATGFAYLPMMATFIVVNLVNARLVARFGVRTCMVAGFLVDAFGFALLLTLDAGSPYWLALPAFVLIPAGMGTGIPAMIGAVLASVDRSRSGVAAAVTNAARQAGGAVGVAVFGTLAGPDLVGGLHVGAVLSAVLLVAMALAAWALVPGRVAAR, encoded by the coding sequence ATGACGATGGTGGACCATCGGCGCGGCGCGGGCACGGGCTGGACGCAGGCCGCCGCCAACCTCGGCTTCGCCCTGGTGCAACTCGACGTCACAGTAGTCAACGTTGCGCTGCCGCGGCTCGGGTCCGACCTCGGCGCCGGCATCTCGGGCCTGCAGTGGATCGTCGACGGGTACGCGCTGGTGTTCTCCGTGATGCTGCTGGTGGGCGGCTTCCTCGGCGACCGCTTCGGCGCGCGCCGCACCTACCTCGCCGGCGTCGGGCTTTTCGCCCTGGCCTCGGCACTCTGTGGCCTCGCGCCCGGCGTGGTGTCGCTGGTCGCGGCCCGCGCCCTGCAGGGCGTCGGCGCCGCCGTGATGCTGCCCTGCTCGCTGTCGCTCATCAACCACGCGACGGAGCACGACGCGCCGCTGCGGCTCAGGGCCGTCGGCCTGTGGACCGCGGCGGGCAGCATCGGGCTCGCGTCCGGCCCCGTGCTCGGCGGCCTGCTGCTCGCCGGCGGCTCCTGGCGCTGGATCTTCCTCGTCAACCTGCCGGTCTGCCTCCTCGCCGGGCTGTTCGCGCTCCGGGCGCCGGAAACGCCGCGCGAGGAGGAGGGGCAGGGCTTCGACCCCTGGGGGCAGGTGCTCGCCGTGCTGGCGCTGGCCGGGCTCGTCGGGGCCGTGATCGAGGCGCACCCGCTGGGCTTCACCCATCCCGTGGTGATCGGGCTGCTCGCGCTGGCCGCGGTCGCGGGCCCGCTCTTCGTGTGGGTCGAGGGCCGCACGGCAGCGCCGGTGCTGCCGCTGTCGCTGTTCCGCTCGTCGACCTTCTCGACCGCGGTGGCCTACGGCACGGTCGCCAACGTCACCTTCTACGGCACCGTCTTCGTGCTGAGCCTCTATTTCCAGCGCGTGCGCGGCTATTCCGGCCCGGCGACCGGCTTCGCCTACCTGCCCATGATGGCGACCTTCATCGTCGTGAACCTCGTCAACGCCCGCCTGGTGGCGCGCTTCGGGGTGCGGACCTGCATGGTGGCCGGCTTCCTGGTGGACGCCTTCGGCTTCGCGCTGCTGCTGACACTCGACGCCGGCAGCCCCTATTGGCTCGCGCTCCCGGCCTTCGTGCTGATCCCGGCCGGCATGGGCACCGGCATCCCGGCCATGATCGGCGCCGTGCTGGCCAGCGTCGACCGGTCCCGCTCGGGCGTCGCAGCGGCGGTCACCAACGCGGCGCGGCAGGCCGGCGGCGCGGTCGGGGTCGCGGTCTTCGGCACGCTGGCGGGGCCGGACCTCGTCGGCGGCCTGCACGTCGGGGCCGTGCTCTCGGCCGTCCTGCTGGTCGCCATGGCGCTGGCCGCGTGGGCCCTGGTGCCCGGCCGCGTGGCGGCGCGCTGA
- a CDS encoding helix-turn-helix transcriptional regulator — protein MAPGPTSIFDTLSASPRARAVATLDVGSGRSAAVWRNDSDPLTYDRPDGHTVSLYLENGAGSRRVDGRPKSGWPGALCVLPQGARSEWEITAPFAFVHLYLPPAELRRAFAETFDRDARLLEVPELTFAEAPGVAPALRALAEATLRGEALAAEAATVEAVARILVDPRCGGSRAAALRGGLAPHLLRRVVDHAEAHLDAPLRLRDLAALAGLSEAHFQRAFAASRGVSPQAWITHRRVARAKRLLRGRGPIAEIAAACGFSSQSHLTRAFKAAAGVTPGAYRAMV, from the coding sequence ATGGCACCCGGCCCCACCTCGATCTTCGACACCCTGTCGGCCTCGCCGCGCGCCCGCGCGGTCGCGACGCTGGACGTCGGCTCGGGCCGCTCCGCCGCCGTCTGGCGCAACGACAGCGACCCCTTGACCTACGACAGGCCGGACGGCCACACCGTCAGCCTCTACCTCGAGAACGGCGCCGGGTCGCGGCGCGTCGACGGCCGGCCGAAGAGCGGCTGGCCCGGCGCGCTCTGCGTGCTGCCGCAGGGCGCCCGCTCCGAATGGGAGATCACGGCCCCCTTCGCCTTCGTGCACCTGTACCTGCCGCCCGCCGAGCTCCGCCGCGCCTTCGCCGAAACCTTCGACCGCGACGCGCGGCTGCTGGAGGTGCCGGAGCTCACCTTCGCGGAAGCGCCCGGCGTCGCCCCCGCGCTGCGGGCCCTGGCCGAGGCCACGCTGCGGGGCGAGGCGCTGGCCGCCGAGGCGGCGACCGTGGAGGCCGTCGCCCGCATCCTCGTCGACCCGCGCTGCGGCGGCTCCCGCGCGGCCGCGCTCAGGGGCGGGCTCGCGCCGCACCTGCTCCGCCGCGTCGTCGACCACGCCGAGGCGCACCTCGACGCCCCCCTCCGGCTGCGCGACCTCGCCGCGCTCGCCGGGCTCAGCGAGGCGCATTTCCAGCGCGCCTTCGCGGCGAGCCGGGGCGTGTCGCCGCAGGCCTGGATCACGCATCGCCGCGTCGCGCGCGCGAAGCGCCTGCTGCGCGGCCGCGGCCCCATCGCGGAGATCGCCGCCGCCTGCGGCTTCAGCAGCCAGAGCCACCTCACCCGCGCCTTCAAGGCCGCCGCGGGGGTGACGCCGGGCGCCTATCGGGCGATGGTCTGA